One window from the genome of Pedobacter schmidteae encodes:
- a CDS encoding SusC/RagA family TonB-linked outer membrane protein: protein MNFNQLLRYGVPLVKPNQLCGLISLARCRMNNADKRKWIMRINLTVIIMTAFLLQLSANTNAQYITLKKDNASLKSIFFEIRKQTGFTVLYETEQLNKTIPVTVNFKNVPLREALNKILDEQGLAFSIEDKAISIKPKEKGVLDKLYNYLIDRDIHGRVLDENGEPLPSASVLIKGTKTVTRTDTKGVFHLNVKAGDVLVVSFIGYDPYEYTVKEKDEQLVIKMKVSTLALKDVVVTGIFERSSKTYTGSANTITANDIRKVGNQNILGVLSVLDPAVQIPQDILNGADPNKIANIRLRGASSLPTNMEVSALSTSNLRAEKGFYNAYGKRVDEIKNTYAVNPNLPLFILDGFEVPISRISDLDITMIQSVTILKDASATAIYGSRGASGVIVIERIKAQSGELRFNYKVDLTANLPDLHDYNLLNAREKLEAETLAGIYSSTNTNTDQDLKFIYNERYKEMLRGQNTFWPSLPLRNTLGQRHGLTMDGGADKMTYGMDFTYNKNNGVMKGSDRTSFNGSIYLNYRGDKFLLSNRLSLQYTNATNSPWGTFSQYVAMNPYFNPYDENGNIKLYLQHVLVPLQGASYNDIYNPVYNTTLNGKDFGKSRNLINNTAVTYNFTRDLNLRGRLSLTSQNDDNEVFLPADHTTFRQLGTPILERGSYTAGYGKLFSYDANIDLNYNRTFDKHQIYSTFSARAYQSSNENVMVEVKGLPSALTDYIFYGRKYVNDRPSGSEATVKTLGFLGNINYSYDNRYFADFSYRLDGSSSLGADKLFAPFWSAGAGWNIHHESFIQPLVEKGIFSQLKLRGSVGLTGAQQFDPYMAYRTYNYFLNEAYGSSIGASLLSIGNKELTWQGTMKYNAGIDLTMLKDRLNVNADYYYDYTDKFIADFNLPLSTGFETYKGNLGSLGSRGWEVRASFQAIKANNFKDFSLTLMGNAGNNTSTIKKISNELKAQNEKLFSATSTTSPFIRYEEGTSIDAIWVVPSLGIDPATGNELFLKKDGTATFLWDPRDMVSAGVSLPKYRGSFGFNMAYKNFQLTSNFTYRLGGQQYNKTLVDRIENVDLVDNADKRVLTERWKQAGDIAYFKSISATGSRTNASSRFVQDDNTLEMSSFSLLYNFDRSKLKALRLRSLNFGFYMNNLFRFSSIQMERGIDYPFARSFSFSIQTGF from the coding sequence ATGAATTTTAATCAACTATTAAGGTACGGTGTGCCTTTAGTTAAACCTAACCAACTATGCGGTCTGATCAGTCTGGCCCGGTGCCGGATGAACAACGCAGATAAAAGAAAGTGGATTATGCGTATTAACCTGACCGTGATCATAATGACTGCTTTTCTATTGCAATTGAGTGCAAATACCAATGCACAATACATTACACTAAAAAAAGATAATGCAAGTTTAAAAAGTATCTTTTTTGAGATCAGAAAGCAAACCGGTTTTACCGTGCTGTACGAAACCGAGCAGCTGAATAAAACTATACCTGTTACTGTAAATTTTAAAAATGTTCCATTAAGGGAAGCATTAAATAAAATTCTGGATGAACAGGGGCTGGCCTTTTCTATTGAGGATAAGGCGATTTCAATCAAACCCAAAGAAAAAGGAGTGTTGGATAAACTTTATAATTATTTGATTGACAGGGATATTCATGGCCGGGTATTGGATGAAAATGGTGAGCCTTTACCCAGTGCCAGTGTGCTGATCAAAGGCACAAAAACAGTAACCCGGACCGATACAAAAGGTGTATTTCACCTTAATGTTAAAGCCGGGGATGTGTTGGTGGTATCGTTTATAGGATATGATCCTTATGAATATACCGTTAAAGAAAAGGATGAGCAGTTGGTGATCAAGATGAAGGTAAGCACACTGGCTTTGAAGGATGTAGTGGTTACGGGTATTTTTGAGCGTTCGAGCAAGACTTATACAGGATCGGCAAATACCATTACGGCCAACGATATACGTAAAGTAGGTAATCAGAATATTTTAGGGGTGTTGTCGGTACTTGATCCGGCTGTACAAATACCTCAGGATATCTTAAATGGTGCAGATCCAAATAAAATTGCAAATATAAGGCTTAGAGGAGCATCCAGTTTGCCTACAAATATGGAAGTTTCTGCATTGAGCACAAGCAATCTAAGGGCAGAAAAGGGCTTTTACAATGCATATGGAAAACGGGTCGATGAGATCAAAAACACTTATGCTGTGAATCCTAATTTACCGCTCTTCATCCTGGATGGATTTGAAGTGCCAATTAGCCGGATTAGTGACCTTGATATTACCATGATTCAAAGTGTAACTATTTTAAAAGATGCTTCGGCAACTGCAATATACGGTTCGAGAGGTGCGAGTGGGGTTATCGTGATTGAACGGATAAAAGCGCAGAGTGGAGAACTGAGGTTTAACTACAAGGTAGACCTTACGGCCAACTTGCCTGATCTACATGACTACAACCTTCTTAACGCCCGGGAGAAATTAGAGGCCGAAACCCTGGCGGGTATTTATTCATCAACTAATACCAATACAGACCAGGACCTGAAATTTATTTACAACGAGCGCTACAAGGAAATGCTAAGGGGACAAAATACCTTTTGGCCGTCATTGCCATTAAGAAATACTTTGGGGCAAAGACATGGCTTAACTATGGATGGAGGTGCTGACAAGATGACTTACGGAATGGACTTTACCTATAATAAAAACAATGGGGTAATGAAAGGATCTGACCGTACATCGTTTAACGGAAGCATTTATCTGAACTACAGGGGAGACAAATTTTTACTTAGCAACAGACTGAGCTTGCAGTATACCAATGCTACAAATTCGCCATGGGGTACTTTTTCTCAATATGTAGCCATGAACCCTTACTTTAATCCGTACGATGAAAACGGTAATATCAAGCTTTACCTGCAACATGTTCTGGTTCCCCTGCAGGGAGCATCTTATAATGATATTTATAATCCCGTATACAATACAACCTTAAATGGTAAAGATTTTGGTAAAAGCAGGAACCTTATCAATAACACTGCAGTCACTTATAATTTTACGCGTGATCTTAATTTACGCGGTCGATTGTCATTGACGTCGCAAAATGATGATAATGAAGTTTTCCTGCCTGCGGATCACACTACTTTCAGACAACTGGGGACACCGATTCTTGAAAGGGGTTCTTATACTGCCGGTTATGGTAAACTTTTCTCGTACGATGCCAATATCGACCTGAACTATAACCGCACATTCGACAAACACCAGATTTATTCTACATTTAGTGCCCGGGCTTATCAATCCAGTAACGAGAATGTAATGGTAGAAGTAAAGGGATTGCCGAGCGCACTTACAGATTACATTTTTTACGGACGGAAATATGTAAACGACCGCCCTTCGGGATCTGAAGCAACAGTGAAGACGCTTGGCTTCCTGGGTAACATCAACTACTCTTATGACAACAGGTATTTTGCTGATTTCTCGTACCGTTTGGATGGTTCTTCGAGTCTTGGTGCGGATAAATTATTCGCTCCTTTTTGGTCGGCAGGAGCAGGATGGAATATTCATCATGAATCTTTTATCCAACCTTTGGTAGAAAAGGGCATCTTTTCGCAATTAAAATTAAGAGGTTCTGTTGGTTTGACCGGTGCTCAGCAGTTTGATCCTTACATGGCCTATCGGACTTATAATTATTTCTTAAATGAAGCTTATGGAAGCAGTATCGGTGCCAGCCTACTTAGTATTGGTAATAAAGAGCTAACCTGGCAGGGAACAATGAAATACAATGCGGGGATAGACTTAACAATGCTTAAAGACCGCCTTAATGTAAATGCAGATTACTATTATGACTATACAGACAAATTTATTGCTGACTTTAACCTGCCTTTATCTACGGGTTTCGAAACCTACAAAGGAAACTTAGGCTCTTTGGGTAGTCGTGGTTGGGAAGTCCGCGCCAGTTTTCAGGCCATTAAAGCAAATAATTTTAAAGATTTTAGTCTGACTTTGATGGGTAATGCCGGCAACAATACCAGTACCATCAAAAAGATAAGTAACGAGTTAAAGGCTCAGAACGAGAAATTGTTTAGTGCAACCTCGACTACTTCACCTTTTATCCGATATGAAGAAGGAACCTCTATAGATGCCATATGGGTGGTACCGTCATTAGGGATAGATCCGGCAACAGGTAATGAGCTTTTTCTTAAAAAGGATGGAACTGCAACCTTTTTATGGGACCCAAGAGACATGGTCTCTGCCGGGGTTTCTCTGCCTAAATACAGGGGCAGTTTTGGTTTTAATATGGCTTATAAAAATTTCCAGCTTACCTCTAATTTTACCTACCGTTTAGGTGGCCAACAATATAATAAAACCCTGGTAGACCGAATAGAAAACGTGGATCTGGTTGATAATGCCGATAAACGTGTGCTGACTGAAAGATGGAAACAGGCAGGAGATATAGCTTACTTTAAATCCATTTCTGCCACGGGGTCCAGAACCAATGCTTCATCCAGGTTTGTGCAGGATGACAATACGTTAGAAATGAGCAGTTTCAGTTTGTTGTACAATTTTGACCGCTCAAAATTGAAGGCATTGAGATTGAGATCGCTCAACTTTGGATTTTATATGAATAATCTCTTCCGCTTCAGTTCTATCCAGATGGAGCGCGGTATAGATTATCCTTTTGCCCGAAGCTTCTCGTTCTCTATTCAAACCGGTTTTTAA
- a CDS encoding FecR family protein: MKKNITSSELFKRYLNNHCTPEEIELLLKHFGTSTEKELRKSIQDALNNGDDQPLNALQKRHLTNLYQKISSQLPAKEDVQGKLLPFYKRKSFIYLTAACLALMITGIAAMFHKNYPGVKFKDFATDLINHDIPPGGSRAVLTLANGKTITLNEAADGELVKEAGIVVRKTGHGQLVYEVAGDNGDNGTLNYNTISTPKGGTYQIILPDGTKVWLNAASELRFPTSFVSVKERRIELSGEAYFEVAKINIKTKAPGTVGARMPFIVSTDKQEVEVLGTHFNVNSYADDVRAKTTLLEGAVRVKAGNVTKVLRPGQQSIAGKGEIEVINADLDEAMAWKNGVFVFNDEPLESIMKKVARWYDVEVVYQDIDKHKRFGGSVSRFDHVSKVLRQLELTGGVHFKIEEGRITAMK; the protein is encoded by the coding sequence TTGAAAAAAAATATAACCTCTTCCGAACTGTTTAAGCGATACCTGAATAACCATTGCACACCTGAAGAAATTGAGTTGCTGTTGAAGCATTTTGGCACATCGACCGAAAAGGAATTACGCAAATCTATCCAGGATGCTTTAAATAACGGGGATGATCAGCCGCTGAATGCGCTGCAGAAAAGGCATCTTACAAATCTTTATCAAAAAATATCATCGCAGCTTCCTGCAAAGGAAGATGTACAAGGAAAATTGCTGCCTTTTTATAAACGTAAATCTTTCATTTATCTGACGGCAGCTTGCTTGGCTTTGATGATCACAGGTATTGCTGCCATGTTTCATAAAAATTATCCAGGTGTGAAATTCAAGGATTTTGCAACGGATCTGATCAATCACGATATCCCTCCGGGTGGAAGCCGGGCCGTTTTAACGCTGGCGAATGGAAAAACCATTACATTGAATGAAGCTGCAGATGGTGAATTGGTAAAGGAAGCAGGAATTGTGGTGCGTAAAACCGGACATGGGCAATTGGTGTATGAAGTAGCGGGGGATAATGGCGATAATGGTACATTGAATTACAATACCATTTCAACACCCAAAGGAGGCACTTACCAAATCATATTGCCGGATGGTACCAAAGTATGGCTAAATGCGGCATCCGAATTGAGGTTCCCCACCAGCTTTGTTTCTGTGAAGGAAAGAAGGATTGAATTGAGCGGTGAGGCTTACTTTGAAGTAGCCAAAATTAACATCAAAACCAAGGCACCGGGGACGGTTGGCGCTCGTATGCCATTTATAGTATCAACGGATAAACAGGAGGTAGAAGTGTTGGGAACTCATTTTAATGTAAATAGTTATGCCGACGATGTCAGGGCGAAAACGACTTTGCTGGAAGGTGCAGTGAGGGTAAAGGCCGGGAATGTGACGAAGGTTTTAAGGCCAGGACAACAATCTATAGCGGGAAAGGGAGAAATTGAGGTAATCAATGCGGATTTGGATGAAGCAATGGCCTGGAAAAATGGCGTATTTGTTTTTAACGATGAACCTCTGGAAAGCATCATGAAGAAGGTTGCACGATGGTACGATGTGGAAGTTGTATATCAGGATATTGATAAACATAAACGATTTGGCGGAAGCGTTTCTCGTTTTGATCATGTTTCAAAGGTATTAAGACAATTGGAACTGACTGGAGGCGTGCATTTTAAAATTGAAGAAGGGAGGATCACTGCTATGAAGTAA
- a CDS encoding RNA polymerase sigma factor, whose amino-acid sequence MRIEQQEGWNEQDTLNQLKAGEELAFGRLYAHYSEMIYGRLLRLLKDQDVADEIIQDLFLKVWEKREYINASQSFKSYLYTIAENLVYDHFRKVARDRKLQEKFRLVTTELYTHTEEDLLNKESREMINKAIETLPPQRKTAFILCKIEGKSYEEAAGIMGVSVSTVSNHLVKANLSIKAYLNRSQDLLPVLFAAALVRFF is encoded by the coding sequence ATGCGTATTGAGCAGCAGGAAGGCTGGAATGAACAAGATACATTGAATCAACTGAAAGCGGGAGAAGAGCTCGCTTTTGGGAGGTTATATGCGCATTATAGTGAAATGATTTATGGGCGATTGTTAAGGCTGCTAAAGGATCAGGATGTGGCTGATGAGATCATTCAGGATCTTTTTTTAAAAGTTTGGGAAAAGCGGGAATACATTAATGCCTCGCAGTCTTTTAAATCGTATTTGTATACCATTGCAGAGAATCTTGTATACGATCATTTTAGAAAAGTAGCCCGGGATAGAAAATTGCAGGAAAAATTCAGGCTCGTTACAACCGAACTTTACACCCATACAGAAGAAGATTTGCTGAACAAGGAAAGCCGGGAAATGATCAATAAAGCGATAGAAACACTTCCGCCTCAGCGTAAAACTGCTTTTATACTCTGTAAGATAGAAGGAAAGAGCTATGAAGAGGCTGCTGGAATTATGGGCGTATCGGTGTCAACAGTAAGTAATCATCTCGTAAAAGCTAATCTCAGTATCAAGGCTTACCTTAATAGATCACAAGATTTGTTACCTGTGTTGTTTGCCGCAGCTTTAGTCCGTTTTTTTTAA
- a CDS encoding glycoside hydrolase family 28 protein produces MINHESSGQISRRAWLGKVSVPALTVAGAAMISARLPETGSKTSVYDVWDYGAKGDGKTLDTAAIQAAIDACSTAQGGMVLIPTGVFLSGTLQLKSNVTFHLSAGGKLLGSPKREDYTAGKGVPPGNGNIVFLYAVNAERLSIEGKGTIDGNGLAFYTGKGDNTGPGQNGVGGNFDRPHLFIFYQCTELRLHDVFLQASAYHCIRLLQCKQVFIDGVRIYNRVNKNNDGFHFSSCQYVHITNCDVQCQDDACALFGSNKFVTITNCSFSTRWSIFRFGGGESQNIVVSNCLIYDTYGCPIKISAGKASIENFSFSNIIMKNVTGPIGIGFSGLASNNSGNTPSADRPFVRNISFNGIRASVLALPVPHPDIHFDLHTWEGEKNSCITLNGMGDYYLENISFTDVHVTYAGGGTAAQAEKRNIPKIAAEYFGVWDVAPGGPPAYGLYARNVKGLSLQNVRFEFEADDARPAIVFDGVEDGAINGLSVQGSMTAPSLLRISNSKDLLFTATRVLTSCKVLLSLEGAGNEGIIVDGGDLRKAKKQVAAVDGADEKTVKLRL; encoded by the coding sequence ATGATCAATCACGAATCGTCGGGACAGATTTCCCGCCGCGCCTGGCTAGGCAAAGTTTCTGTTCCGGCTTTGACTGTGGCCGGGGCTGCTATGATTAGTGCCAGGCTACCTGAAACAGGAAGCAAAACAAGTGTATATGATGTATGGGATTATGGTGCGAAAGGTGACGGAAAGACCCTGGATACCGCAGCCATACAAGCCGCAATAGATGCCTGCAGTACAGCGCAGGGAGGAATGGTACTTATCCCGACCGGTGTTTTTTTGTCGGGAACTTTGCAGCTTAAATCCAATGTCACTTTTCATTTATCAGCAGGAGGGAAACTTTTAGGTAGTCCGAAAAGAGAAGATTATACGGCAGGTAAGGGCGTACCCCCGGGGAATGGAAACATTGTGTTTCTTTATGCCGTAAATGCGGAGCGGCTGAGCATTGAGGGAAAAGGAACCATAGATGGGAACGGACTGGCTTTTTATACAGGAAAAGGAGACAACACCGGGCCGGGACAAAATGGTGTTGGGGGTAATTTTGACCGCCCACATCTGTTTATCTTTTATCAATGTACAGAACTTCGTCTGCACGATGTTTTTTTACAGGCCAGCGCATACCATTGCATAAGGTTATTGCAATGCAAACAGGTGTTTATAGACGGTGTAAGAATTTATAATCGCGTAAATAAAAATAATGATGGCTTTCATTTCAGCAGCTGTCAATATGTTCACATCACGAATTGCGATGTACAATGTCAGGATGATGCCTGTGCGCTGTTTGGCAGTAATAAATTTGTAACCATTACCAATTGTTCTTTTAGCACACGCTGGTCTATCTTTCGTTTTGGGGGTGGCGAATCTCAAAATATAGTAGTTTCCAATTGTTTAATTTATGACACGTATGGTTGTCCGATAAAGATTAGTGCAGGCAAGGCAAGTATAGAGAACTTTAGTTTTTCTAATATCATCATGAAAAATGTAACCGGGCCAATTGGCATCGGATTTAGTGGCCTTGCCAGCAACAATTCGGGCAATACCCCATCTGCCGATCGGCCTTTTGTGCGGAATATTTCGTTTAATGGCATTAGAGCCTCGGTACTGGCATTACCGGTTCCCCATCCTGATATTCATTTTGACCTGCATACCTGGGAAGGCGAAAAGAATTCGTGTATTACTTTAAATGGTATGGGCGATTACTACCTGGAAAACATCAGCTTTACTGATGTTCATGTGACCTATGCGGGTGGGGGGACGGCTGCACAAGCCGAAAAAAGAAACATTCCAAAAATTGCAGCCGAATATTTTGGGGTTTGGGACGTTGCACCGGGTGGCCCGCCGGCCTATGGATTATACGCGAGAAATGTAAAAGGCTTGAGTTTACAGAATGTGCGTTTTGAGTTTGAAGCCGATGATGCCCGTCCGGCAATCGTATTTGATGGTGTTGAAGATGGAGCCATTAATGGGTTAAGTGTGCAGGGAAGTATGACTGCACCATCGTTGCTGAGGATATCAAATTCAAAAGATTTGTTGTTTACGGCAACCCGTGTTTTAACATCCTGTAAGGTTTTGCTGAGTTTAGAGGGAGCAGGCAATGAGGGGATCATTGTAGATGGAGGTGACTTAAGAAAGGCGAAAAAACAAGTCGCTGCTGTGGATGGGGCAGATGAAAAAACCGTAAAATTAAGGCTATGA
- a CDS encoding DUF4998 domain-containing protein, whose amino-acid sequence MKLAMRYKKWGNGISLLLLVLTGGLLASCDKMDANYKDFVKDGEIVYTGRVDSLRVFSGRNRLQLQWLLVSDPKITKCKVFWNQRKDSVIIPVKKTAATDTIKHLISNMAPGVYAFEVYTYDDLGHNSSKAEITGTVYGDSYAESIFNRPLDSAIYYPSNKRVVLKWFGVSEQATIVEVKYTSIDGTEKTVKQVPVANPNMPNDKPAMLDSLVLPGYKTGTTFTYRTGYKPVPTAMDVFYTPFTEVTNIILYVPPKPPSKDENFALSKKVTTSSSSGTPLTDGDRSNTNKWQPSSGDRADLNVWFYVDLGAVKDFNTTQVYFTKDPAKITYYEVLYTDAATIATDTKWKRAYIKFGQPDDEDIYISANTDNTALVNLKGRYIKINIGVRDEATNINVSEIEVYKKDKL is encoded by the coding sequence ATGAAATTAGCAATGCGATATAAAAAATGGGGCAACGGTATCTCCTTATTGTTGCTGGTATTGACAGGCGGCCTTCTGGCATCCTGTGATAAGATGGATGCAAATTACAAGGACTTTGTGAAAGATGGTGAGATCGTTTATACGGGAAGAGTAGATTCACTCCGGGTATTTTCGGGCAGGAACCGTTTGCAGCTGCAATGGCTCCTGGTATCGGATCCTAAAATCACTAAATGCAAGGTTTTTTGGAATCAAAGAAAGGATTCGGTCATCATCCCTGTTAAAAAAACAGCAGCTACAGATACAATTAAACACCTGATCAGCAATATGGCACCGGGAGTGTACGCATTTGAGGTTTATACCTATGATGATTTGGGACATAATTCTTCGAAGGCTGAAATAACGGGTACTGTTTATGGTGATAGTTATGCCGAATCTATATTTAACCGGCCGCTGGACAGTGCTATCTATTACCCCTCAAACAAAAGAGTGGTGCTAAAATGGTTTGGGGTAAGCGAACAGGCCACAATTGTGGAAGTGAAGTATACCAGTATAGACGGAACCGAGAAAACCGTCAAACAGGTACCTGTTGCAAATCCTAACATGCCTAATGATAAACCGGCCATGTTGGATTCATTGGTGCTGCCCGGATATAAAACCGGTACTACCTTTACTTATCGTACAGGTTATAAACCTGTGCCTACAGCGATGGATGTTTTTTATACCCCTTTTACGGAGGTGACCAATATTATTTTGTATGTACCGCCTAAGCCGCCATCAAAAGATGAGAATTTTGCTTTGAGCAAAAAAGTGACTACAAGTAGTTCGAGTGGCACGCCGCTTACAGATGGAGATCGTTCCAATACCAATAAGTGGCAGCCAAGTAGTGGAGACCGTGCAGATTTGAATGTATGGTTTTATGTTGATCTTGGGGCCGTTAAGGACTTCAACACTACTCAGGTTTACTTCACCAAAGATCCGGCTAAAATCACTTATTATGAAGTGCTGTATACAGATGCTGCAACGATAGCAACAGATACGAAGTGGAAAAGGGCTTATATCAAATTCGGACAACCTGATGATGAAGATATATACATCTCTGCGAATACGGATAATACTGCACTTGTGAACCTGAAGGGAAGATATATCAAAATCAATATCGGGGTTCGGGACGAAGCCACAAATATCAATGTCTCGGAAATTGAGGTTTACAAGAAAGATAAACTATAA
- a CDS encoding DUF5000 domain-containing lipoprotein — MKIFKLLIGGCFLAAIMAGCKQDVLAPLTDDGKAPGVIKAPIVENMPGGAKITYTLPDDLNLLYVRAEYEVKGVKREAKASFYQKSLIVEGYADTEVHQVRLYAVSRSEKASAPVEVSIQPLISSLAKVRESLTVKESFGGFSTKFINVDKANMVIGALLWNEDQKEWRQIDANYTALEGGKFNVRGLQPVLQKFGLYVRDRWGNLSDTLKFELVPIYEIELDKKKFVDLRKKFPIPQIAPLPVSGAGVKEFVDYNSTYVWKNLFDGNTSSMFHTKQNVDQPAWLPIDLGVTARLSRYKLWQRSGSSWAFNHGNPHKWELWGTNTPSDVNSWVKLDEQIMIKPSGLPLNQNSNEDNELGANGQEYEFPEDIPAVRYVAWKAIDCWGAVGGATGFFHLFELSFYGQVK; from the coding sequence ATGAAGATTTTTAAACTGTTAATAGGTGGTTGTTTCCTGGCAGCAATAATGGCAGGATGTAAGCAGGATGTACTTGCTCCACTAACCGACGATGGCAAAGCTCCGGGGGTTATTAAAGCTCCAATTGTAGAAAATATGCCTGGAGGTGCCAAAATAACTTATACTTTGCCAGACGACCTGAACTTACTTTATGTGAGGGCCGAGTATGAGGTGAAGGGAGTAAAAAGGGAAGCTAAAGCCTCATTTTATCAAAAATCGCTGATTGTGGAAGGGTATGCTGATACGGAAGTTCATCAGGTCAGACTTTATGCCGTAAGCAGAAGTGAAAAGGCATCTGCTCCTGTTGAGGTAAGTATCCAGCCATTGATATCATCTTTGGCCAAAGTGAGAGAATCTCTTACCGTGAAAGAATCATTTGGAGGTTTTAGCACCAAGTTTATCAATGTAGACAAAGCAAATATGGTGATTGGTGCCCTATTGTGGAATGAGGACCAGAAAGAGTGGCGTCAGATTGATGCCAATTATACTGCGCTTGAAGGAGGAAAATTTAATGTGCGGGGCTTACAGCCAGTACTGCAGAAATTTGGTCTGTATGTACGGGACAGATGGGGTAACTTATCAGATACCCTTAAATTTGAACTGGTACCTATCTATGAAATAGAACTGGATAAGAAGAAGTTTGTTGATCTGAGGAAGAAGTTCCCTATTCCGCAAATTGCCCCACTTCCTGTATCAGGAGCCGGTGTAAAGGAATTTGTGGATTACAACAGCACTTATGTTTGGAAAAACCTTTTCGACGGCAATACCAGCAGTATGTTCCATACCAAACAAAATGTGGATCAACCGGCCTGGTTACCTATTGATTTGGGTGTAACGGCCAGACTGAGCCGTTATAAATTATGGCAACGTTCTGGAAGTTCCTGGGCATTTAATCATGGTAACCCGCATAAATGGGAACTATGGGGCACCAACACGCCTTCAGATGTCAACAGTTGGGTAAAACTGGATGAACAGATCATGATCAAACCTTCTGGTTTGCCATTAAATCAGAATTCCAACGAGGATAATGAACTTGGTGCAAACGGACAGGAGTACGAATTCCCGGAAGATATCCCGGCTGTAAGGTATGTAGCCTGGAAAGCCATTGATTGCTGGGGTGCTGTGGGTGGAGCAACCGGATTTTTCCACCTTTTCGAATTGTCTTTTTACGGACAGGTTAAATAA